A window of Apus apus isolate bApuApu2 chromosome 26, bApuApu2.pri.cur, whole genome shotgun sequence genomic DNA:
ATTATGAGCTGAGAAGGCAAGTGAAACTCAGCTCTTTGCTGATTTTCCAATATAGCATCTGCAACTATGACAATTTACCTGAAAATACAAAGGCTTCAGGTGACAACATCCCTGCTCAGCTGTCCCGATTCTGCAGAGgctgtgcattttattttaggCATTCATTGTAATCCCCTTGGGAGGCACCAGCttctgctccaggctctggtgCTTTTTTTGTTCACCAGGGACCAAGTGCCCCAGGAAGAAGACCCACATTCCTGGGGTTTACAGGATCCCATCTAATCAGCTTCAGGCACATGAGCCTGACCCTGAATCTGTCTCCATTGCTACATAAAATCCAGGTTTCACTGACAGGCAACAAAGAGAGCCCGAGAGGCCTTGGAAAGTGGTTTGTTGTCACATAAAAGAGGCTGAAGCACCAGTTACAGACATGGAGGACCAGAAGGAGGGTCTTCTGCTCATTTTGTTCATTCAAAGGTGGACGTACaggaaaggaaatgggaaaaaaggaggggaCACAGTGAATCTGCTGAACAAAGCCAGACTTTCAAACACTCGCCAGCCTTCAAAGAGAGAGCATTTTGCTGGGGGttctgctcagcaccagcaaTGAGCAGAGGCCCTTATTAATTAAATTCTCCATGAACAAGCTGTGTCACCACCGCTGTGAGGCCTCTGCCCCTGCAGAGCCCACCCGCctcagagcaggagcagaagaaCTCAGTAACAGGCAATGGcaggcaagaggaaaaaatggtaAAATGTGACCTGGCGGAGCAAACACGCAGTTCCCTTTCTGTGGAGGGCTGTGGGAAGAGGGAACTGCCAGACAGAGCCACCATGGTCACCACAGCTGCAAATCCCAACCACACACAGAACCACTGTAATAGGAAAATCAAGACAGGCCGAGGAGTATGTGCAGCCCTCCGACTGCAACTCTCCTAGGCACAAGCTAAATGAATAAATCACTTCACAACTGATTTATGTACAGTTAATGACATCCTCAGCCACTCTCGAGCTTGGCACAGTTCAAAGTATTAAGCACTTCCATGTTATTGTCCCAGGTTTTATTTCCCTGCATATCCTCAACAGCGGGCAGTGACTCAGCCCCATGAATCATTTATGGCACCCTGAGTCACACTGGGTAGCACACAAAGGATCTGGATAACCATTACAAGGTTTACTTGAGATCAAGAAATGTACAACATGCTGCATAGTCAttagtatttaaagaaaaattatttcatttgagAAGTTGGGGGaagaaggcattttaaaatgttaatgtgaTGTCTTGCTGGCAAACCAGGCCTTCTTTCCTGCatggttttgaaaaacaaacttgCACTTTTTCCTCAGCCAAGCACACTGTGTGCATACAGGATTATCATCGAGACCACAGAGAAAACTTTCAACAGGAGGCTTGTACCTCTCCTCCTGTAATTACACCTCTGTATTAACAAGGTGCTTTATTCTAATTCAGTCTCAGTGCATCCTCCACAGGTATAAATTAGCACATCTCCATCAACAGGCACCATGTGACTCAGTCAGCCCTTCaactgggagggactggggaGTACCAGGAGAGACCAGGGGGTACTGAGAGGGGCCAGGGGTGCTTGgaggctccagcagctgcacccACTGGTCGGGGCAGGGATGgccagacagacagacagctgCTCTCCCTTCAGTGGGAACACAGAACTCACGTTGGCCATGCCAGCAGCCACCACTCGGTTCCCCTGTCCTGCTTCTGACCAAGGGCCATTGCTGTGTTGTACATCACTAATTAAACCACCAGGCAGCAGAtgccctgctctccccagggaGATGCAGGAGTGCTCTGCTGCCAGCGTCCCCGTGTCCCCGCGGGGCCAAGGCCTCCTCTCCCACCTCACAGGGCACAGGCGCGTGTGCCAACGGACAGGACCGTTTCAGGAAGAGGCAAAAGAAACACCTAGGAACTGACTTGCAAAGGGTGCTGCTAGAACTGCAGGCTACCATCTGAGAGGAGGGGATTGGGTTTTGTGGTAGCAGGAACCTCCCACAGCAGGACAGCACCACGGGTGCCCCTACACCACTTGACCGCAGGCACGGGCTGTCCCGGGATGCCACGGGCTGTCCCGGGATGCCACGGGCTGTCCCGGGATGCCACTGGGCTCTCACCTCTCAGCTCTCCCAGGTCCAGGGtcttccccagctgctccaggaggtcGGCCCTGGCCGCGTTCTTCTTGTGCTTCTTGCCGTCGTAGTGCTGCTGCGCCATCAGGGGGTTGTTGAACCAGGCTGCGCAGAGCTGGCAGTACCGGTCCGAGTCTCGCCGCTGCGGCGGGGACGGCACCGCCGGGGGACTGTCCGTGTGCGGCTGCTTCAGGGAGCTCAGAGGGGCTTCTGGAACGGGAAACGTTCAGACATCAGCTCTTCCAGGATGGTGTTGCTGTCTGAGTAGCAGCAGACCCTGAGGCAGATCCCACATTAGACACCGGGAATCATTAGCAGCAGTTACGGGGTCCCGCTGGATATTTTGGATGGTACTGCTTGGAAATCTaccatttcccttttaaaaaagcatcagGAAAGGATAGCGCAGGACTCTTTCCCAACTCTCTGAATTTCATGAGCTGGGAAAGGAGGATGCTCTGGCTGCAGTTACATGTCTCATCACGGTTGTGACTAAACCTGCTAAGCTTATGCTGCTTACATTGCTACTTCCAAGAAAAAATGCCAGTGgacaataaataaaacatgcaaaGCCATCTCCTTCTCAAGACAGGCAGATTTTTCATTGTCTCAGAAGTCTTATTTTGCAATTTCTTTGGTCTTGGAAAGAACAGGGAAAGCTGTACTAATTGTAAAGTATCCCTGATGAAAAAATGTAGTCCAGTCATTCAAATAGCTTCACACTGTGAATTGAAGAGTACCAGCAACCCACCACTTTAATTTAATCCCGTTTCCCTGCAGATTCACCAAGAATACAAACGTGATCcccaaataattgaaaaaaaaacaacccaggtGGTTAGTCTTTACATGATGGAGCTGCACCTTGTTTGCCAGTTTTCCTGCTTCATACAGCATAAGTcacaaagccacagaaaaacagtttaaagtaaaataacGTTCAGATAAGGCTGGGATACAGAAATATACAACGACTAGCACTTCATTATCACACCTCATTCAAAAATTCCCTTTTATGtggttttccctttcctttccttttccagatgAAATGTCTGCAATCTAAATAATTAACAACCCTGTCTCTTGgagagagcaggcagggctctgggtggcagagcagctcctgtgaTCCCGAGGCTCCGTGCTGCCCCAGCTGAGCTCCAGAGAGAGCAGGGACTGACAGGTGATGAACCCACCTCAGGGTCCAACACTGGGAACAGCAGCCGTGAGCAAACGGATATTTTCAGACATTTAATTATGACTGAAGCCCACTATGACTGACTCCACAGCTCAAGAAAGTTAAAGCTATAAATCTTCTGCTGTCCTGCTCAGGAAGGGATGTCTGTTAACTTTCCTCAGGGAAATTGTATCTTACATATGACGTTACTTACAACCTTTGCAAGGGTTTAAAAGCTTTGGTTCTTTTTGACAGCTGCCCAGGTATCTGAGTTTTGTGGCCTGGGCAGGTTGAGGAGCCATCACCCtcctggccaggctgctggAGGAACATCTGCAGAAGTGTTTCACCACTCCTGCTGTCACTAgtgccctgcccagcaccagccaaACAGGCTCTCCTGGGGAATAGTTAACAAAGCGGTGCCACAGCTGGCTCCTGTGGAAggcatttcttcttgttctgctGTCTCACAAACCACCTGCTTGTTTGGATTCATTTCACCCCACCAGAGGATTCCTCTGCCCAATCTCTGCCTGCCCCGCACCTACCCATCCTACAAACAGTTCACAAACCAAGCACAATGGCAGCAAGGAAAACCTTTTCCTTTGCCCCAGCCCCTGATGTCCCTTGCACTCATACAAGTCCTGAAAAactgctcccagcagagctggcaggctgCAGACTGGGCACCGGCAGGACCCAGCTCTATTTTGTTCCTGAAAACAACTTTTCTAACACCTACAGTTCCAGCACAAGAGATGCTGCCCCAGTCCTCCCGAGGTGCCCTGAACACAAACAGAAGTGCAGGGACACCAAcaagcagagccagggctgaCACACGCTCATTACACAGAAAATTAGGAACTAAGAATATTGCCTGTCCAAACGAAGGTCATGCAGACTGTGCAGATATTTGACTCACGGTGACCAAACACCACTCACCTATTCCTGACACGCTTTTGCAGCTCCCCAAGGAGCCTCCCTGCAGCAAAGCACCAGTGCCAGGAGCTGCCCAGTGCAGGGATGTGCCCCCTCTGACCATTACACCGGGACCAGCTCCTTGGacagggctgagcagctcccaggcatGGCCAGGCTCTGGGACTGCTCTGCAGAGATGTTCAGGCATCTGGACCAGCATAAACAACCAGTTGTTACAGCAGTCCAGGAGCTCGATGGTACATTTGacttgctgctctccaggccCCAGGCTACAAAGTTAAATCTATCAGATCTTCTGGTTGGCTTTCTCCTTGGCTCCAtgtcagctgctgccagaggggAACCAGGGAGGCTGAGGCTCCCCATGCTGGTGGTGTCCACAGGAGTTATCTCTCCTGCTCTCTAAAGAAACTGAAGcatcctctgctgctcagccaccCACCAACCCTGCAGCTGAGCCCCCCTGGGGAGCCTGGTGCCTTGTGCTCCTCCAAAGGCAGCTCAGGAGTGGTGCTGCCAGGGGACCAGCACCAGAGCCCCCCATGCCCTCCTCAGACCTGCTCCAGGCCCACCACAACCCATGGGCTGCCCCTGgtccatgggctgcagccccacagcacagaCCCTGCACAGACCCAGCACCAGCCATGAGGCAGGGATCTTCTCTTAGCACCTACAATAAAAATCTTTCCCTGTACGGCCACATTCCTCAGGTtccatttccagctgctgctaGTCCTAGGGCGTGCTGAACCCAGCCTGGCaaataacaaaaacatcccGTGTCTTCCCAATCCTCCTGAAGAGAAACAGATTAAAGTTGACTTCTCCCCGAGTGTGGATTTATCATTTTGATGTGTGCTGCCTAACTACAACAGAACGGAAAATATCATCATTCCCTGAGCAGCAACACgaaaattaataataaacaCTCACAAAACAtcaaatgttaaaaatgtttctccATCTAAACCACAAACATAAAAGCTGCTACTTTGACTATTTCAAAATGCTAAAAGCTCATGACAGTCTGCCTTTCGTTCCCTTTTGCTGTGGGAGGGAAGTGAGAAAGTCTTACTTTGCTGCAAGAAGCAAAATACAAAGTTAGAAACACTTTGGAGCTCTGGCAATGAACTAATGTTTGACTTATTTCTCACATGCAAAGCTTTTTATTCATAGCTGTATTTAAATGGCACCCAACTTCTTCTCATTGCCACTCTCCAGGAACTGTGCAAGAGAAAGTAACAGCCACGACAACGGGGCACTGgagaaattcagttttcttcagaaaaatctgagaCTAAGGTGGACTCCAACTGCTGCTGGAAAGATCCAGGCACCCAAACCCGAAACCACTGACCATGTGCCCTTCAGCATATGTGAAACACAAACCCCATACAAGGAACCAGAGAATCAGCAGGTTAAAAAGCCAAGGTAACATTTCCTGCCAGCAAAATCACATCCTTATCCCTCACCTCGAGTGCTCCCCTGGCAGCACCAATGCTGAACGGCCACCTCCACCCTCCTGACATGGCACTCAGGCCTTCTCCCTCCAACTCTTTGTGCTGTAACTCACTGCTGATGGGGTGCAGGCTGGCAGAAGATGTTGGAGATGACCAGGGAAATCCATCAGTGAGTGTGGACACGAAGCCTGGGAGGGCCACAACCTTACGGAGTGGAATCAACAGTGGAGATCACAAATATTCACTGTAGGGATGAGACATCACCTTCCCACTGGGATGAACGTGGCTGTTGGGGACTTCCCTATCTCCTGacagcaccagcagagccaCCCAAGCTCTGCACCTCGTAAAGAGGAGACAAACTTTCCAGCTCAGGCACCAGGAAGCTCTGGGGGTGGTACAAAGCATGGCTCTGCTGCGGGAAGGGTGCTGGGCAACAGACACCTCTGGGGCAGCAGAAACCCTCCCTCTACCACATCCCAGCTGGAAAGGGATGGGAGCTGAGATGCAGCCACAGTGTCCAGAGAGAAGCTGCTCGGCAGCGGGACCCTCGGGAAGGGtctggccaccagcagcagctccaggtccCATGGCAGCCTCACAGCCCAGTGTGTTCCAGAGCCAAGACCTCTGGAAACCATGACCAGGAACAGAATTCCAGCTATggacatttttcaaattttcacCTTCTCCAAGAATATTACAGATTTTTCTatgctttctattttttaaactggaaaacacTGCTCATCAAACAACTCAAGAATTCCTCCTAAATTTCCCCTGCAGTTTCAGCTGCATTCATTAGTCTTCATTTTGTCCCCTAAGCTCATTTTGTTACTGTGCAATTCGAAGACATGTTGAACTCCACAGAGGCAACTGCACATCTGTGTGAGTGACGTGACTCCAGCAAGGACAGCTGGGCAACAACTTCACAGATTCCTTCTTCCCTCTACACACGGACCTGCTTATTAAGCAAATGCACAACACAGAATTTTGCAACAATTCAAAGTGGCAGAATAAATTTTTGTGCAAGGCTGAAAATAAGACAGGGCAATCTGGAGGTTATTACCTATTTTTACTTGCCAGTTGCCACTAAAATACCTTTTCAGATAAACTGTGTATGTTTAGTCTCGGCCATAATAACAGCACTTGGGgaactttgaaaacattttcagtttgtgttgttttttttaaatccaagtaTTATGATGGTTCCAATATTTGTATAGAGTCTTTCTCACTTATTTTGCTCACACATGACTAGGGAAACACCAAACAAAATATTCAACCCGTGTAACTATTGGGAGGATCGTGGTGTTATGGTCAGAACAGCACTGTGATCTCTCTCAAACCAATTCCCAgaccaccagctcctgctcctccgTCACAGGACGAACTCCCAGGTCCCCAGCCTAGCAGGAGGGGTTGGACCCATGGGCAGCAACACATCAGTAATTATCAGTACCTCTTAATTGCTGCAAGTTAGCAGCTTGGTTCTGAGCAGATGAATCCTATATTAAATGTTATTTACATCCTCTAAGAAAATTGGAGGGAGAAGGAACCATGACTCGTCCCACCAGCAGATGATGTGGAAAGCACCGGGGACATGACGCTCCTCCCAGAGCACCCAGGATGCTCAGGGATGTGCACAGCTGGCTCTGGAGCACTGAAGCCCCTGAACCTCTGTCAGACAAATAAGAATCTCCCTGGTGCCAGCTGTGAAGGACTGGGGGAAAAacccagcagaaaagcagagtgaCTCTGCAGGAAGCCCAGAAACACATGGTGTCCAAAGGGCACATTTCTGAGAACTGCTGGAAAGCAAGGAGGTGCTCACTAATGTGTTGCTGCCACTCAGCCTCATCAGATGGAGTgtccaggagagctgcagggtcCTGGAGTTGCTCTTTCCCAGCAATTACCAGAGCTGAAGAGCCCACTACCCTCGGAGCAGGCAGGGCCGCTCGCTCCTTAAAACAAGTGAGATCAGCCACCATCTAAAGTGGTTCTGGTAACAGACAAGGGGCAGTCCATGCATCAGCACCAACACTCTGCAaagttaaaaaagcaacaaaatacaGGCAGAGAGAGCCAACCCCCCCTTAGTTAATCATGGCTAGGATTTATGCACATGGTGTCAGGCAGGATGTAAAATACATGGCAAAAATCACCTTCTCTTCTGACTGAAGTGCTACTgggaagaatcacagaatcacagaatggtggggttggaaggaacctctggagatcatccagaCCAACTCCCCtactagagcaggatcccctggagcagatcccacaggaacatgctcatgtgggtttggaatgtctccagggatggagactccacagccttcctgggcagcctgtcccagggctctgttatCCTCAAAGAAgaattttcttatatttaggttaaacctcctgtttaccagtttgtgcccactgtcccttgttctatcactggacACAGCTGAAATACTACTGAAACATCTGCCTGCAGGACCACAGCCCAGTTATCCTGCCTGGTCAGCATGAAGAACATTTTGTTTGAGTGTCCTCTGGCCCGATGAGCACAGAggaagttttgttttgcagtataTTAGTGGCTTGTAGGGACTTTATCATTAAGCAAACAATAAGATGGTTAAATTACCCGATtccaacatttaatttttttaaatgtgaaagtTAATAGTCTTGTATTATTGGAATCACCGTGGAGGAAAGCATGAGTGCCCATCTGGGCAAAAAATCAAAAGACAAACAATCCAACAGTTTTTAAGGACTAGCTTTCCCTCTAAGCTAAATGCAAATGATACTTTGTTCCATACAGTGACACGAAAGGTTTATTAAATGTATTAGCTGAGCTGTCAAACAACTTCTGATAATTAAAGTGAGGCTTGGCTGTTAGTGCCCAGAGGAGAGATTGTCTTTCACccagcaaaacatttcagtagCATGGAGATCCCTGGTGCAAAGGCCAGCCTGGCTGATCAACCACAGATGTACGTGAACAAAGCAGATGATAATAAGCATCAGCAAATTTAAGGGCTGTTATGACAGCAACACAAAGGAGGAGCTGCTTCTGCCAGCCTCCATCCCCCAGacatccctgctccccagcacccgTGCCCcgtcctgccccagctctgcacctACCTGTGGCCTTTAACGGTGGTTGTTCCCCTAGCAACAGTTTTAACCTTTTGGCATGGATTTTCCCTTGGTAATGCGATTCGGCCACCACCGCTGAGGTAAAGGACATGTTACAGAGTGTGCAGCATTTGTTCTTATCCACCGAGTCACCGTCACTGCCCTGGGTGGAGACAAAAacacagactttttaaaaaggtgtgtcagcccagcagggacagccacagagaaggaagagaggaatcCAGGTTGTCATGCCAGGGCCATGGTTTCCAGGTTCCTTCCGTGTCTCCCCCAGACCCGCTCCTGCCTGGTCCAAGCCCTCCTCAGCCCAGATGGCTCCGACCCCCCCAGGTTCTCCACTCTCACCAGCACCAGGAGCTTGGCCCCTCGCTTCCCATTCCCAGGACTCATCCCTCACCCCTGCTTTCCCTCAGCCTTCGTTCCTACTCCCTGGCTGATGGAGTTGTATGAATCTGGTGCTGGCCTTGCCACCAGACACAGAAGGGTAAATGTACAAGCCATGAACAAGCAGGGGAAGAAGCACATTTGCACCATTAGtcacaattaatttttcaatcCATGGGAATAATGGGAATCACCTTAGGGTCACATACACATGGTCTTGCTTTTCCAGACATCTCAGGATCTTGTGCTGGCCACTGAGCATCATTTATAAGTGATCTCTTTTGAAAACATTCCTCTGTGCAGAGCAAGACCTTTCTAAAGCCAGGGCATGACCCACAGCATCAGGTGGTTagcatcccagctcctccctggACAAGCTGGTCAGAGCT
This region includes:
- the ZMAT4 gene encoding zinc finger matrin-type protein 4 isoform X3; translation: MQSRKHASKVRLYYMLHPIDGGCPAKKLRSENGSDGDSVDKNKCCTLCNMSFTSAVVAESHYQGKIHAKRLKLLLGEQPPLKATEAPLSSLKQPHTDSPPAVPSPPQRRDSDRYCQLCAAWFNNPLMAQQHYDGKKHKKNAARADLLEQLGKTLDLGELRGLKRSYTCNICNVTLNSIEQYHAHLKGSKHQTNLKNQ
- the ZMAT4 gene encoding zinc finger matrin-type protein 4 isoform X1 is translated as MKSSDIDQELFTESYCKVCSAQLISESQRVAHYESRKHASKVRLYYMLHPIDGGCPAKKLRSENGSDGDSVDKNKCCTLCNMSFTSAVVAESHYQGKIHAKRLKLLLGEQPPLKATEAPLSSLKQPHTDSPPAVPSPPQRRDSDRYCQLCAAWFNNPLMAQQHYDGKKHKKNAARADLLEQLGKTLDLGELRGLKRSYTCNICNVTLNSIEQYHAHLKGSKHQTNLKNQ